The DNA window ccctgggtatccaatccagtgctctgccttgggcattgaaactaacccacagttcaaccctgtattataaaatccagtagactcatgtccttgtcgtttatataaatctattaatgcttgtcaagttccttgtatctagttagctcactgcgtacttaggatcagaccaaaagagttcactaatggtactagaaaataggagatcgcgttagttcttgggaaaacgacttccgaaccaccaatatatattggtacaaagaagttaccatatcctccgtacaaagcaggcattaagaacataaagatcatagctaggccatgtatcgttattatcacattataagtagctatcgtctctgtacaaatgatccgcgatccagaactgtataactcaaatcgaataaacaaagacattatagttcctagaatactgaagatgactccggttatgagatacagacaaccaagttctttatgattgcagtacaccaccaccccactggactgcttaagacagctaaaagtgttggatttcaatatcctactacattaagattattccacatcggttatgttctaggcgtaatatatggattcttgttctcactcatcttaacagcgagagaaaactactactcagatgctagtctaatcagtagcatcgtacttggagttatcatctctgagacaggattatttatcagctttttctggggagtatatactacgagttggactactggtttagatcttgaaggtctttgtttacggatccaagttctcttgtgcttttcatgaccatcatgttaagtgcattagcagagcatagttaagatgataactattgtggatatagaaccaattgaacaccatgtattaatataacaaagataatcagggtaatctggtatccttcttggcataacgttgtgtagttatatgaagcgtacattccttaatatctggaacaatagattatggttaggtagtggaacaaggagagcgtctgttgtacatcaacactagatactgctaataccactgtaagaggtatagtatataatccctgcccggtgcagtaaaatgtaaacggcggctgtattatgacggtccaaaggtaggtaaatccttgtcgggtaattatcgtcgtgcgtgaaagttggtccgactcttcacatgtcgtttatctaaactttcttaaatagaattatcttgaatatgaggatccagatggcccgacggttagaccctgagcacctttacatcccttaaatcatatacagatcaaatcttccttgagcgactcgacaggcactagagatagcgtgaaagctcttttgatttccatgaacggagttacatattagattctcttcgctcccatggtatttagtaagttaacattgaaacgtatccagtgtaaaagtttgaacgtaatccagctttaccttctatgttgttatgttaaccaaataagtttcatcgttgttgatatttcattgacatgttgataacataaatactaacaaaccaccggttttggatggattacttttaacaccgcataatatgctaaaaagtaccattcaggtacgatatgaagcggagttacaaaccggttcactggtatggagttatctgggtgcgataattcaatcaaaccaaaagccgtttgtaagaaaattaaaccaattagataatatggtagatagggaacaaactgtctccagacgttcttaacccagctcacgtattacatctgacggtgaactagcgttcctaactgaatcttgttcaataacaagggagtaatgagccgacatggaggtgctgatacaatccgagattagaactcccaatattatctgacctgttatccccggcgtaccttacgaccgttatatgatttagagatagaatgtaatgtggattaatatccacatggtttctacaaagtgtagatataaaaatagtgaatggttctgtaaagatcttgcataacatacctttagatttgcttagcattatagagcttgtaggcatgtaagtaactaaagaactatagatactttgagtgaagaatacaaggatagctccaacaataacatggctaaaatgtataccagttaagatgaaaagtccattaccaaatgcattatcattaatataaagagatagtcctaagtattccgtacagactaacattaagaagcgactaccaaagtgaatgtcatgatattcgtacagcttgtatacaaatgttggtttttcaaatatacgctggataccactatacttaatgcagagcatagttaagatgataactattgtggatatagaaccaattgaacaccaatgtattaatataacaaagataatcagggtaatctggtatccttcttgcataacgttgaaaccaagtatatgcatagggatgaaaattaataagatactacctaagaagactacaaaccagatgcttaaatatggagaagcaccggtatttacatggaatagatttacagttctccgaacatatctctgctatagaagataaagcacatatagtagctagtactagcaccaagagataatacgaaatggaaatgagctacaataatagtatgtatcatgtagggcaatatccataccagcgttacccataactacactgtagtaccacctagagtaaacaataggataaaactaagagcagcccataagatctacagttcttgtagttgtatgctagccatataggtacctaaccagttgaaaatcttagtaccggtaggaattgcaatcataatagtcatagcagagaaataagctctggtatctacctctagaccgactgtcatcaatatgatgtgcccatactaaggaacctagaatagaaatacaacccatagctaagatcatagattgtccacgaagacagatctagcagcatacatagataatgtctgcgagactacaccaaaagcaggtaaaattagaatgtatacctctggatgtccgaagaaccagaatagatgttgataaagtacactatcaccagaatacatagaatcataaaattcagtgtttacgtgtagatcaagaaggatcataactaattccaccagtaagaataggtagagtgaaagactaacataagggcagtaaatatgatagcccagatatatagaatatagttcttagcaccagcattagaacccatgaagacgcaagtaccaaggaagttaatagaacttaaaatactactaattcctagtactgcaagacctccgataatccaatcagttgcctctggatttaacaccatcaagctagtacttagtggaggatacattgtccaaccaagaccactaccaaactcggaacaaatactttgagttaacaacacagaacctaatggtactagaaaataggagatcgcgttagttcttgggaaaacgacttccgaaccaccaatatatattggtacaaagaagttaccatatcctccgtacaaagcaggcattaagaacataaagatcatagctaggccatgtatcgttattatcacattataagtagctatcgtctctgtacaaatgatccgcgatccagaactgtataactcaaatcgaataaacaaagacattatagttcctagaatactgaagatgactccggttatgagatacagacaaccaagttctttatgattgcagtacaccaccaccccactggactgcttaagacagctaaaagtgttggatttcaatatcacggtaatcatgtttgcttggaagctgtagtcattataactattgatttagtataagcatagaaccaatccggtagtaagatatacgatagtagctaatctaccatataagatataagtcgcttgtggaatagcactaccaataataatcaagaagatcatactgtatacccaaataattacaggtatcactttagcgttccgatatacttctgaagcatcttgtgcatttgctagtgttcaacatctagttagagaggtagcagcaggatgggaatttaggatgttgcatgcaacaactgcttctttcgtcttcttgtgtatcttaatacacatgtctcgaggtatgtataactccagctatagttatttaactactgcttggatgtctggtttagttttatatctacttactatagccactgctttcctcggttatgtactaccatggggacagatgagtttctggggtgctacagtcattactaatctcctttctccaataccatatttagtaccttggttactcggtggatactatgtatctgatgtaacattaaaacgattctttgtattgcactttatattaccttttgtaggttgcattctaattgtattacacatcttctatttacatttaaatggttctagtaaccctgcaggtattgattccgcacttaaagtagccttctatcctcatatgttaatgaccgatgctaaatgtctatcctatctaattggtttaattttcttacaaacggcttttggtttgattgaattatcgcacccagataactccataccagtgaaccggtttgtaactccgcttcatatcgtacctgaatggtactttttagcatattatgcggtgttaaaagtaatcccatccaaaaccggtggtttgttagtatttatgtcctctctcattaacttagctcttttatctgaaattcgagctttgaatactcgaatgttgatacgacaacattttatgactcgaaatgtagtcagtggatgggtaattatttgggtatacagtatgatcttcttgattattattggtagtgctattccacaagcgacttatatcttatatggtagattagctactatcgtatatcttactaccggattggttctatgcttatactaaatcaatagttataa is part of the Besnoitia besnoiti strain Bb-Ger1 chromosome Unknown contig00176, whole genome shotgun sequence genome and encodes:
- a CDS encoding uncharacterized protein (encoded by transcript BESB_032440), whose product is MLCIKYSGIQRIFEKPTFVYKLYEYHDIHFGSRFLMLVCTEYLGLSLYINDNAFGNGLFILTGIHFSHVIVGAILVFFTQSIYSSLVTYMPTSSIMLSKSKAPPCRLITPLLLNKIQLGTLVHRQM
- a CDS encoding cytochrome b (encoded by transcript BESB_032450), which produces MIAVHHHPTGLLKTAKSVGFQYHGITLAFRYTSEASCAFASVQHLVREVAAGWEFRMLHATTASFVFLCILIHMSRGMYNSSYSYLTTAWMSGLVLYLLTIATAFLGYVLPWGQMSFWGATVITNLLSPIPYLVPWLLGGYYVSDVTLKRFFVLHFILPFVGCILIVLHIFYLHLNGSSNPAGIDSALKVAFYPHMLMTDAKCLSYLIGLIFLQTAFGLIELSHPDNSIPVNRFVTPLHIVPEWYFLAYYAVLKVIPSKTGGLLVFMSSLINLALLSEIRALNTRMLIRQHFMTRNVVSGWVIIWVYSMIFLIIIGSAIPQATYILYGITLAFRYTSEASCAFASVQHLVREVAAGWEFRMLHATTASFVFLCILIHMSRGMYNSSYSYLTTAWMSGLVLYLLTIATAFLGYVLPWGQMSFWGATVITNLLSPIPYLVPWLLGGYYVSDVTLKRFFVLHFILPFVGCILIVLHIFYLHLNGSSNPAGIDSALKVAFYPHMLMTDAKCLSYLIGLIFLQTAFGLIELSHPDNSIPVNRFVTPLHIVPEWYFLAYYAVLKVIPSKTGGLLVFMLSTCQ
- a CDS encoding uncharacterized protein (encoded by transcript BESB_032430) encodes the protein MIAVHHHPTGLLKTAKSVGFQYPTTLRLFHIGYVLGVIYGFLFSLILTARENYYSDASLISSIVLGVIISETGLFISFFWGVYTTSWTTGLDLEGLCLRIQVLLCFS